In Monodelphis domestica isolate mMonDom1 chromosome 4, mMonDom1.pri, whole genome shotgun sequence, one DNA window encodes the following:
- the LOC130453971 gene encoding carcinoembryonic antigen-related cell adhesion molecule 5-like yields MGNNVTLSCVADSNPPAQFTWLQNGQSVSNSASFSIITSLNHIGNYTCIATNSFTGLTRTANKTLMIYAPLSKPTIITSNNTAVETKDFSMTCNATGQIHAYRWFINGLALGGNRIQLSPDKRTLTIRSLRRTENKGPYVCEIENPLFRKRSNPFTLNVTYGPDNATIVHSANEYPTGANITLSCVADSNPAAQFTWLHNGQTVSNSSTFSVIASLNHAGTYTCTASNSFTGLTRTATKNIIIYGEYLDWAPNFVWGSLFPWHDRNRQK; encoded by the exons ATGGGGAACAATGttaccttgagctgtgttgctgattctaacccaccagcacaattcacttggttacagaatggacaatctgtcagcaactcagcctcattttctattattacatcCCTGAATCATATCGGAAACTATACCTGTATTGCAACTAACTCATTTACTGGCTTGACGCGCACTGCAAACAAGACTCTTATGATCTATG CAccactgtccaaacctaccatcatcacctccaacaatactgcagtggagaccaaggacttctcaatGACATGCAATGCTACGGGTCAAATTCACGCTTACCGGTGGTTCATAAATGGACTTGCCCTAGGTGGTAACAGGATACAGCTGTCGCCGGATAAGAGGACACTCACTATCCGCAGTCTCAGAAGAACGGAAAACAAAGGGCCCTATGTGTGTGAAATCGAGAACCCATTGTTTAGGAAAAGGAGTAATCCATTCACACTGAATGTTACCT atgGACCAGATAACGCCACAATTGTACATTCAGCCAATGAGTACCCTACTGGGGCAAATattaccttgagctgtgttgctgattctaacccagcagcacaattcacttggttacacaATGGACAAACTGTCAGCAACTCATCCACATTTTCTGTTATTGCATCCCTGAATCATGCTGGCACTTATACCTGTACTGCATCTAACTCATTCACTGGTTTGACGCGTACTGCAACCAAGAATATTATAATCTATGGTGAGTATCTGGATTGGGCCCCCAACTTTGTGtggggctctctctttccctggcatgacagaaatagacaaaagtga